The Xanthomonas sp. CFBP 8443 genome has a window encoding:
- a CDS encoding energy transducer TonB: MPIVSPRCTRLPALAGLAAAVLLGGCGKSEQSQTQAVAAPPTEVAAVQTPPPDYPIELACAGLGGKAVLKVVVGVEGKPTDVQLVSSSGQPKLDASAQQRVREWVFKPATRNGQAVPWTIQVPVNFTVPQPRPDRCFALDAQAHGAG, from the coding sequence ATGCCCATCGTGTCCCCTCGTTGCACCCGCTTGCCGGCGCTCGCCGGCCTCGCTGCCGCCGTGCTGCTGGGCGGCTGCGGCAAATCCGAACAGTCGCAGACCCAGGCCGTGGCGGCGCCGCCGACCGAGGTCGCCGCGGTGCAGACCCCGCCGCCGGACTATCCGATCGAACTGGCCTGCGCCGGGCTCGGCGGCAAGGCGGTGCTGAAAGTGGTGGTCGGCGTGGAAGGCAAGCCGACCGACGTGCAGTTGGTCAGCAGCAGCGGCCAGCCCAAGCTCGACGCCTCGGCGCAGCAGCGCGTGCGCGAATGGGTGTTCAAGCCCGCCACCCGCAATGGCCAGGCGGTACCGTGGACGATCCAGGTGCCGGTCAACTTCACCGTGCCGCAACCGCGCCCGGACCGCTGCTTCGCGCTCGACGCGCAGGCGCACGGCGCCGGCTGA